One window from the genome of Cyclobacterium amurskyense encodes:
- a CDS encoding alpha/beta hydrolase: MKIQLQPIKVLFTICSLFFSLVFVAHAQKDGLIHIWPGKVPGETAAKQPAVVTDNNSGGVTRLTDVTDPTLKVFLPDENVNNGAAVIVCPGGGYKILAIDKEGYEVAEWLNTLGYTAFVLEYRVPQKQDGALNDIQRAIRIVRSGASDWKLDPNKIGVIGFSAGGSLAARAGTRYDEETYTPQDAKDKVSSKPNFAMLIYPAYLDKGENRSLTPELKVDENTPPMFLFATADDTHANSALVMATALRDNKVPVSLHLLPKGGHGYGLRDGNPAGESWPALAETWLKGIVK, encoded by the coding sequence ATGAAAATACAACTGCAGCCAATAAAGGTATTGTTTACAATTTGTTCCTTATTTTTCTCTCTTGTTTTCGTGGCGCACGCGCAAAAAGATGGGCTAATTCACATTTGGCCTGGCAAAGTACCAGGAGAGACGGCCGCCAAACAGCCTGCAGTCGTCACAGACAACAATAGTGGTGGAGTTACCCGGTTAACGGATGTCACCGACCCTACCTTAAAGGTATTCTTACCAGATGAAAATGTGAATAATGGAGCAGCCGTTATTGTTTGTCCTGGAGGAGGTTATAAAATCTTGGCCATCGATAAGGAAGGATATGAAGTGGCCGAATGGTTGAATACCTTGGGTTACACTGCCTTTGTACTGGAATACCGAGTACCGCAAAAACAAGATGGCGCTTTGAATGATATACAGCGTGCCATACGCATAGTTAGAAGTGGGGCAAGTGACTGGAAATTAGACCCGAACAAAATTGGTGTAATTGGTTTTTCTGCAGGTGGAAGTTTGGCCGCACGAGCAGGCACAAGGTACGATGAGGAAACCTATACACCTCAAGATGCCAAGGATAAAGTGTCATCAAAGCCTAATTTTGCCATGTTGATCTACCCTGCCTACTTGGACAAAGGAGAAAACAGAAGCCTAACCCCTGAATTGAAAGTAGACGAAAACACTCCTCCAATGTTTCTTTTTGCAACAGCTGATGACACGCATGCCAACAGTGCGCTAGTGATGGCAACCGCATTGCGAGACAACAAAGTACCTGTTTCCTTGCACTTACTACCCAAAGGCGGACATGGGTATGGACTAAGGGATGGCAACCCTGCCGGAGAATCCTGGCCAGCATTGGCTGAAACCTGGCTTAAAGGGATAGTAAAATAA
- a CDS encoding ATP-dependent helicase codes for MMQYTKYQEEAINTIDQNLQIIACAGSGKTQVISQRIVNILKSKDDVNPSNIIAFTYTEKAAAELKTRVLKLCREQLGDIQGLAEMYIGTIHSWCLQAIQDNIYEYQKFSVLDEIKLKLFIDKHYQQIGMADVGMDRYTDTGRFIAIMSILREAEITDGKELDQEWIDAQGKYEQTLKSSAYFDFTMIMTEAILNLRNNPDFKNKIQEKLKYLIVDEYQDVNPIQEELIFNLASLGANICVVGDDDQTIYQWRGGDVRYIQTFSDRYPNVHYIKLEDNFRSTKGVIDAALKCILNNTDRLPKIMNASGHQKYDLNDIIYNQFDELDQENQFIVDTIRKVRSESEGIAFQDKKDSKLRGIDYSDMVILIRTWRKAESIMHALQDNNIPFVVSGVNELFQRPEIKAARALYEFLSDELEEDSLKLYWESVSDNIDEESLDFAIAELAKKKPKPKTYYATFSIQGIFWDFIENAKLTEETFFDPGHDGVIGNEINEVIFYNLGMFSQMINDFESIHFTDKPSYRLRGFLNFLRYSADGYYPEGWLNNSYKTPNAVQIMTIFQSKGLEFPVVFIPGMNKNYLPVKKPGGKQIWHFIDKELIKDQYRYETNVEDERRLMYVAITRSQKYLFVSRSKENRLYQKESVFCKEISNSDYLISTTSFDYSDKLKATPESKKETNSILLNFSVLKAYFDCPYRFKLISLYGFNQPISAQVGYGQSLHNILMEMHRRHLDGETIDESQIAQYVDRHLHLPYAHDQIFEDVRESSIQVSYDYLAENREDFDSIEYAEKEIQIDLGDGIMVNGRMDLIKKKDLDGNFITTIVDFKSKDDVQAREITMEQLSMYALGYKELTGETANYLQIFSLDEEQHRKHTQPLANDKIAEIKTKIVSSANDIRDNKLDKTHDPKACASCYQRKLCSGAKV; via the coding sequence ATGATGCAATACACTAAATATCAAGAGGAAGCGATAAACACAATCGATCAGAATCTTCAGATCATTGCTTGTGCTGGATCAGGCAAAACGCAGGTTATATCTCAGAGGATAGTTAACATTTTGAAATCAAAGGATGATGTTAACCCTTCGAACATAATAGCATTCACTTACACTGAAAAAGCTGCTGCGGAACTAAAAACTAGAGTCCTCAAATTGTGTCGTGAGCAATTAGGAGACATACAAGGTCTTGCTGAAATGTATATTGGTACGATACATTCCTGGTGCCTGCAAGCTATTCAGGATAATATCTATGAATACCAAAAGTTCTCAGTTCTTGATGAGATCAAGTTGAAGTTGTTTATTGACAAGCACTATCAGCAAATTGGGATGGCGGATGTTGGTATGGATAGATACACTGATACAGGCCGTTTCATAGCCATCATGAGTATTCTTAGAGAGGCTGAAATTACGGATGGAAAGGAACTCGATCAGGAATGGATCGATGCTCAGGGGAAGTATGAGCAAACATTAAAGTCAAGTGCATACTTCGATTTCACTATGATTATGACTGAGGCAATCTTAAACCTCAGAAACAATCCCGATTTCAAAAATAAGATTCAGGAAAAACTCAAATATCTAATTGTAGACGAATATCAGGATGTTAACCCAATACAGGAAGAACTTATTTTTAATCTGGCAAGCTTGGGAGCTAATATTTGTGTAGTTGGTGATGATGACCAAACAATATACCAATGGCGTGGTGGAGATGTTAGATACATTCAAACGTTCAGTGATAGGTATCCCAACGTTCACTACATCAAGTTGGAAGATAATTTCAGAAGTACTAAAGGTGTAATTGATGCCGCATTAAAATGCATCCTCAATAATACAGACAGGCTTCCAAAAATAATGAATGCCTCAGGTCACCAGAAATATGACTTGAATGACATTATATACAATCAGTTTGATGAACTAGATCAAGAGAACCAATTCATAGTAGATACTATACGAAAAGTTCGTAGTGAAAGTGAAGGCATTGCCTTTCAGGATAAAAAAGACTCCAAGCTAAGGGGGATTGATTATTCTGACATGGTTATACTTATCCGCACCTGGCGTAAGGCTGAGTCAATAATGCATGCTTTACAAGACAACAATATACCATTCGTAGTTAGTGGAGTTAATGAGCTTTTTCAAAGACCTGAGATAAAGGCTGCAAGAGCTTTATATGAATTTCTAAGTGACGAACTTGAAGAAGACTCCTTAAAGCTTTATTGGGAATCAGTATCGGACAATATTGATGAAGAAAGCCTTGATTTTGCCATTGCTGAATTAGCCAAGAAAAAACCTAAACCGAAAACCTATTATGCCACCTTCTCTATTCAGGGGATATTTTGGGATTTCATAGAGAATGCAAAACTAACGGAAGAAACATTTTTTGACCCTGGTCATGACGGTGTAATTGGCAATGAGATTAACGAGGTGATTTTCTACAATCTTGGGATGTTCAGCCAAATGATTAATGATTTTGAATCTATTCACTTTACCGATAAACCCTCATATCGCCTTAGAGGATTTCTAAACTTTCTGAGGTATTCAGCAGACGGTTACTATCCAGAAGGCTGGCTAAATAACTCATACAAAACACCAAATGCCGTACAAATAATGACAATATTCCAATCTAAAGGATTGGAGTTTCCAGTAGTCTTTATTCCTGGCATGAACAAAAACTACCTCCCTGTTAAAAAGCCAGGAGGCAAACAGATCTGGCATTTCATTGATAAGGAATTGATTAAAGATCAATATAGGTATGAAACCAATGTTGAGGACGAAAGACGACTTATGTATGTGGCAATTACACGTTCTCAAAAGTATCTCTTTGTATCTAGGTCGAAAGAAAACCGATTATATCAAAAAGAGTCCGTCTTCTGTAAAGAGATCAGTAATTCAGACTACCTAATATCTACAACCTCGTTTGACTATTCTGACAAGCTAAAAGCTACACCAGAATCCAAGAAAGAAACCAACTCAATACTTCTAAATTTCTCTGTACTCAAAGCTTATTTTGATTGCCCTTATAGATTCAAATTGATTTCTTTATATGGCTTCAATCAGCCTATTTCCGCACAAGTAGGTTACGGTCAGTCGTTGCATAACATTCTAATGGAGATGCACCGGAGACACTTAGATGGGGAAACTATTGATGAATCACAAATTGCACAATACGTTGATAGACACCTTCACCTACCTTATGCACATGATCAAATCTTTGAAGATGTTAGAGAAAGCTCCATTCAGGTTAGCTATGATTATTTAGCGGAGAACAGAGAAGATTTTGACAGTATAGAATACGCTGAAAAGGAAATTCAAATTGACCTGGGTGACGGAATAATGGTCAACGGCAGAATGGATTTGATAAAGAAGAAAGACCTGGACGGCAACTTCATTACCACCATTGTAGATTTTAAGAGCAAAGATGATGTACAAGCTAGAGAAATAACCATGGAGCAGCTATCCATGTATGCACTTGGCTACAAAGAATTAACGGGTGAAACTGCTAATTACTTACAAATCTTCTCGCTTGATGAAGAGCAACATAGAAAACATACACAACCTTTAGCGAACGACAAGATTGCAGAAATTAAAACTAAAATCGTGAGTTCAGCCAATGATATAAGAGATAATAAATTGGACAAAACCCATGATCCTAAAGCCTGTGCATCTTGCTATCAACGGAAGCTATGTTCGGGTGCAAAAGTTTAA
- a CDS encoding arylsulfatase, which yields MHLLKNIMGMGLLILSIGFQTVTAQQINNGDRPNIIFIMADDLGYGDLGAYGQELIQTPNIDALANEGMMFSQAYAGGPVCTSSRSVLMTGLHNGHTVARDNVPHYPTYLNEGDVTLAQVLKEAGYRTGGVGKWSLGDAQTEGRATNMGFDTWTGYLNQDHAHYYYPSYLDHDERKILLPDNPILRNNYSHDVLTNATLNFIRENSKNPFFFYSAYTLPHFSALEEDEHGVTVPSTYPYTDKDWPEAAKKYAAMIYRLDKDVGKIVKLIDELGIRENTLIIFTSDNGGHSNTWKGFKTNGQLKGYKRDMYEGGIRVPFIASWPGVIPAGQQSDALIGFQDMLPTFAGLANAPIPENIDGISVVDALKGKVLTENNRVLYWDFGHTRQRYDQAVRIGNWKGIRRGKGQAIEIYDLARDISEQHNLANDHPELVKKIDRLMETMVIPSPRYPVGEVYKGGPIWKKDW from the coding sequence ATGCATTTACTAAAGAATATCATGGGGATGGGACTATTGATTTTATCGATAGGCTTCCAAACTGTTACCGCACAGCAAATCAATAATGGAGATAGGCCTAATATTATTTTTATCATGGCCGATGATTTGGGATATGGTGATTTAGGTGCTTATGGTCAGGAATTGATCCAAACACCAAATATAGATGCCTTGGCCAATGAGGGCATGATGTTTAGTCAAGCTTATGCTGGTGGGCCAGTTTGTACTTCCTCCAGATCTGTACTTATGACCGGTTTACACAATGGGCATACAGTGGCCAGAGACAATGTGCCTCATTATCCCACTTATTTAAATGAGGGAGATGTCACCTTGGCTCAAGTGTTAAAGGAGGCAGGATATAGAACAGGAGGAGTAGGAAAGTGGTCTTTGGGGGATGCCCAAACGGAAGGCCGGGCCACCAATATGGGTTTTGATACCTGGACAGGATATTTAAATCAGGACCATGCCCATTATTATTACCCCAGTTACCTGGATCATGACGAAAGAAAGATTCTATTGCCGGATAATCCCATCCTAAGAAACAATTACAGCCATGATGTTCTCACGAATGCCACTTTAAACTTTATCCGTGAAAATAGTAAGAACCCTTTCTTTTTCTATTCTGCTTATACCCTTCCTCATTTTTCGGCCCTCGAAGAAGATGAACACGGTGTTACGGTCCCTTCCACCTATCCTTATACGGACAAAGACTGGCCCGAAGCAGCTAAAAAATATGCAGCCATGATTTACCGTCTCGATAAAGATGTGGGCAAAATCGTTAAACTCATAGATGAGTTGGGGATTAGAGAAAATACCCTAATTATTTTCACCTCAGACAATGGAGGACATAGCAATACATGGAAAGGATTCAAAACCAATGGACAATTAAAAGGGTACAAGCGGGACATGTACGAGGGAGGAATAAGGGTTCCTTTTATCGCCTCATGGCCAGGCGTCATTCCTGCAGGTCAACAATCTGATGCGCTGATAGGCTTTCAGGACATGTTGCCCACCTTTGCCGGTTTGGCCAATGCGCCTATACCTGAAAATATCGATGGTATCTCTGTAGTTGATGCCTTGAAAGGGAAAGTCCTTACTGAAAATAACCGTGTGCTCTACTGGGATTTTGGACATACCCGACAAAGGTATGATCAGGCTGTTAGGATTGGAAATTGGAAAGGAATCAGAAGAGGGAAGGGCCAAGCAATAGAAATCTATGACCTAGCTAGGGATATTTCCGAACAACATAACCTGGCCAATGATCATCCTGAACTGGTGAAAAAAATCGATAGGCTAATGGAGACGATGGTGATTCCTTCCCCAAGGTATCCTGTGGGAGAGGTATACAAAGGAGGGCCGATCTGGAAAAAAGACTGGTAA
- a CDS encoding helix-turn-helix domain-containing protein, translating into MNYLGTRLRELREEKELLLRQLAATLEIDTALLSKIERGDRRANRDLVEKAGIALSAKKDELIILWLADKIDDAIEGEPLAEQALKLIESKKQ; encoded by the coding sequence ATGAATTACTTAGGGACAAGGCTTAGAGAATTAAGAGAAGAGAAGGAACTTCTATTGAGACAATTGGCAGCAACGCTAGAAATAGACACTGCCCTACTAAGCAAAATTGAGCGTGGGGACAGAAGAGCTAACAGAGATTTAGTTGAAAAAGCAGGAATAGCACTCTCAGCTAAAAAGGATGAGTTAATCATACTATGGCTAGCAGACAAAATAGATGATGCAATTGAAGGGGAACCATTGGCAGAGCAAGCACTGAAATTAATAGAAAGCAAAAAGCAATGA
- a CDS encoding tetratricopeptide repeat protein, producing the protein MTYGGDWLNIFEGHIHAEHTKRNLPSGERAKEIFLSNAFSIKNMRLTYIDAVNFHLVKMYALGENDRNDKSASATPSTDSDQPVSNNNGYETSQSNSSSYQSSTSAANSHYQNALERQQVYTQNLEAAATQIVNVGLSIANDIQQARIRNVNNKNENIREYLEEIIPLDKDCEALYTTDYSAFLVKEKTLRSYENLAIDNLNWLIEKEGDARYKNLKSEIFSNQVNRLRKILAYNTAQLLKNEKELENMELINEFYYANLNELVDFAGDLSTDLGYHNNNVHGSTGYGLFKFWRNFVDEEKSERARKMLAANETNKFLDPFYEIFFYVRQNYVSDYYDKKAIDLFKAANDQTKKLLLKGVLFGRNYVKDLAWDQLYIKDDRLLKLFLENTNEKIYYYEIEFNGTKGKEKMPLYKFLNSKYGFKNSASNALVKDKLKRDKKLTGKNPDDFVEEQLAKEKKAALIENEKIEIQKLISQSQVLSESGDFDKALSLIQKARVDFPNNYDLIISEAHIYNKLNNNDRFLELLKEGEKSANANDVLFFNIGVLEQANENYDEAENYYLKAIEINPENVDAYYNLGIVYSKQATLLKNDINNFIDQPEKYDEIFLEIIEIFRKSISNYKHAVKLQEYDFDTLFEMGFTCTAQANEIGKQANKKLEYPKKFGWLYLKRMEMYNHSLFFFKKAQQLDDTDEDLNKNIIILQKVVDDFNEKRKKKS; encoded by the coding sequence ATGACCTATGGAGGAGATTGGCTAAACATATTCGAGGGTCATATACATGCAGAACACACCAAGCGAAATCTTCCAAGTGGAGAGAGAGCTAAAGAGATTTTTTTAAGCAATGCGTTTTCTATTAAAAATATGCGCCTCACTTATATCGATGCAGTAAATTTCCATTTGGTTAAAATGTATGCTTTAGGTGAAAATGATAGGAATGATAAAAGTGCATCAGCTACTCCAAGTACTGACTCCGACCAACCGGTAAGCAACAATAATGGCTACGAAACTTCTCAATCAAATTCCTCAAGCTACCAAAGTAGCACAAGTGCAGCCAATTCACATTACCAAAACGCCTTAGAAAGACAACAAGTTTATACCCAAAATTTAGAAGCTGCAGCTACTCAAATAGTTAATGTGGGTTTAAGTATTGCCAACGATATTCAACAAGCTAGGATTAGGAATGTAAATAATAAAAATGAAAACATAAGGGAATATCTTGAGGAAATAATCCCTTTAGACAAGGACTGCGAAGCCTTGTATACCACAGATTATTCAGCCTTTCTTGTAAAGGAAAAAACATTACGAAGTTATGAAAACTTAGCCATTGATAATTTAAACTGGCTTATTGAAAAGGAAGGTGACGCAAGGTATAAAAATTTAAAATCAGAAATTTTTTCCAACCAAGTAAATAGACTAAGGAAAATATTAGCGTACAATACCGCACAGCTATTAAAAAATGAGAAGGAACTTGAAAATATGGAGCTAATCAATGAGTTTTATTATGCTAATTTAAATGAACTGGTTGATTTCGCAGGAGATTTGTCTACAGATTTGGGCTATCATAATAATAATGTTCATGGATCAACAGGATATGGATTGTTCAAGTTTTGGAGAAATTTTGTTGACGAAGAGAAGAGTGAAAGAGCTCGAAAAATGTTAGCCGCTAATGAAACAAATAAATTTTTAGATCCTTTTTATGAAATATTTTTTTACGTAAGGCAAAATTATGTCAGCGACTATTATGACAAGAAAGCCATTGATTTATTTAAAGCAGCCAATGATCAAACCAAAAAGTTATTGCTAAAGGGTGTGCTTTTTGGAAGAAACTATGTTAAAGATTTAGCTTGGGATCAATTGTACATAAAAGATGACAGACTATTGAAGTTGTTTTTGGAAAATACAAACGAAAAAATATATTATTATGAAATTGAATTTAATGGAACCAAAGGGAAAGAAAAAATGCCTTTGTATAAATTCTTAAATTCAAAATATGGATTTAAAAATTCAGCGTCTAATGCACTTGTAAAAGATAAGTTAAAAAGAGATAAAAAATTAACCGGAAAAAATCCGGATGATTTTGTTGAAGAACAATTGGCAAAAGAAAAAAAAGCCGCTCTTATTGAAAATGAAAAAATAGAAATTCAAAAATTGATTTCGCAATCTCAAGTTCTGTCTGAAAGCGGGGATTTTGACAAAGCCCTATCGCTTATTCAAAAAGCTAGAGTGGATTTCCCTAACAACTATGATTTAATAATATCTGAAGCACATATTTATAATAAACTCAATAATAATGACCGTTTTTTAGAACTACTTAAAGAAGGGGAAAAGTCAGCTAACGCAAACGATGTATTGTTTTTTAATATTGGCGTACTTGAACAAGCCAATGAAAATTATGATGAAGCAGAAAACTATTATTTAAAAGCAATTGAGATTAATCCTGAAAATGTGGATGCTTATTATAATTTAGGAATTGTGTACAGTAAACAAGCAACCTTACTTAAAAACGACATCAATAATTTCATAGATCAACCTGAAAAATATGACGAAATCTTCCTAGAGATCATAGAAATTTTCAGGAAGTCAATTTCAAACTATAAGCATGCAGTAAAGTTACAGGAATACGATTTTGATACATTATTTGAGATGGGATTCACCTGTACTGCACAAGCAAATGAAATCGGAAAGCAGGCCAATAAAAAATTAGAATACCCAAAAAAATTCGGCTGGCTTTATTTGAAGAGGATGGAAATGTACAATCATTCATTGTTCTTTTTTAAAAAAGCGCAACAATTGGATGATACAGATGAGGACTTAAATAAAAACATTATAATCCTTCAAAAAGTTGTTGATGATTTTAATGAGAAGCGTAAGAAAAAAAGCTAG
- a CDS encoding sodium:solute symporter, which produces MSPLLVFGVIAIYFALLLLISYLTSLKSDSQTFYTGNRESPWFLVAFGMVGAALSGVTFISVPGEVGNTHWAYLQFVMGNMVGYAVIGLVLIPLFYKLHLISIYEYLKTRFGPKAYVSGASIFLISQTIGASFRLFLAATVLQIAFFDAFGIPFYGSILTTMVLIWLYTYKSGIKTIVWTDTLQTLFLLLAVLITIVVIGNQLGVSGGELLAIVNKSDLSSIFVWEGNTSQNFFKMFAGGIFITIAMNGLDQNIMQKNLTCRNQKDAQKNILWFSITFFLSNLLFLGLGVLLYHYAEINGIAIPKATDELFPYLALNHFGTLTGVVFLLGITAAAFSSADSALTALTTSFCIDIVKLPERKNINQDKTRRWIHIGFTFLVFLTIVVFNEVNDRSVVSAVFKAAGFTYGPLLGLFAFGLSNKMAVRDKFVPYICLLSPFLSFILDWNSADWFNGFQFGFEILLVNAAITYIGLLLSSKGATSA; this is translated from the coding sequence ATGAGTCCATTGCTCGTTTTTGGTGTGATCGCCATCTATTTTGCACTATTGTTATTGATTAGTTACCTCACATCACTGAAATCTGACAGCCAAACTTTTTATACAGGAAACAGAGAATCACCCTGGTTTTTAGTGGCATTTGGCATGGTAGGAGCCGCCTTATCAGGGGTTACTTTTATATCAGTTCCCGGAGAAGTAGGCAATACCCATTGGGCCTATCTGCAATTTGTGATGGGCAATATGGTGGGCTACGCTGTTATTGGACTGGTGCTAATACCACTGTTTTACAAGTTGCATTTAATTTCTATTTATGAATACCTGAAAACCAGGTTTGGACCCAAGGCCTATGTTTCCGGTGCAAGCATTTTTCTTATTTCTCAAACCATTGGTGCTTCGTTTAGGCTTTTTCTTGCCGCTACTGTTCTACAAATAGCATTTTTCGATGCCTTTGGCATTCCTTTTTACGGTTCTATACTGACCACCATGGTCTTGATCTGGCTCTATACTTACAAAAGCGGTATCAAAACCATCGTATGGACAGACACATTGCAAACCCTTTTTTTGCTTTTGGCCGTCCTTATTACCATAGTGGTAATCGGAAATCAACTTGGAGTGAGTGGTGGTGAATTGCTTGCTATAGTTAATAAAAGCGACCTTTCTTCCATTTTCGTTTGGGAAGGCAATACAAGTCAGAATTTCTTTAAAATGTTTGCAGGAGGTATTTTCATTACCATTGCGATGAATGGGCTGGACCAAAACATCATGCAGAAGAACCTAACCTGTCGCAATCAAAAAGACGCGCAGAAAAATATCTTATGGTTCTCCATTACCTTTTTCTTATCCAACCTTTTATTTCTGGGTTTGGGTGTACTGCTTTACCATTATGCTGAAATAAACGGCATAGCAATACCCAAAGCGACCGACGAGTTATTTCCTTACTTAGCCCTGAATCACTTTGGAACCTTGACAGGCGTAGTTTTCTTACTAGGGATTACGGCTGCGGCCTTCTCAAGTGCTGACTCCGCTTTGACAGCCTTGACTACCTCTTTCTGCATAGATATAGTCAAATTACCCGAGCGAAAAAACATCAATCAGGATAAAACCAGACGATGGATACATATTGGCTTTACTTTCCTGGTGTTTTTAACCATTGTGGTATTCAATGAGGTGAATGACAGAAGTGTGGTAAGTGCGGTATTTAAAGCTGCAGGATTTACCTATGGTCCTTTGCTTGGCCTATTTGCCTTTGGACTGAGCAATAAAATGGCCGTTAGAGACAAGTTTGTCCCTTATATTTGTCTTTTAAGCCCTTTCCTCTCTTTTATACTCGACTGGAATTCCGCCGACTGGTTCAATGGTTTTCAATTTGGCTTTGAAATATTACTCGTAAATGCGGCTATCACCTACATCGGCTTACTCCTTTCAAGCAAAGGAGCTACATCAGCGTAA